A stretch of Pseudoclavibacter chungangensis DNA encodes these proteins:
- a CDS encoding GntR family transcriptional regulator — translation MARIAAVAEPRSKAQIALAHLRERIEDGTYAPGYRLVLGQIARELGISPVPVREAVRMLEAEGLVTYERNVGAQVAMLDPELYAHTMETLGLVEGYATALTAPLLTPDRIAEARAINARMAAALEDFDPTRFTELNTEFHAHLYEDCPNPHVLDLVERGWARMARMRASTFGFVPGRARESVAEHEGILRLIEDGAPAAEIERAAREHRLNTLRAVQASTDTHHPTPRATTTSPTHREGIST, via the coding sequence ATGGCGCGAATCGCAGCAGTAGCGGAGCCCCGCTCGAAGGCGCAGATCGCGCTCGCCCACCTCCGCGAGCGCATCGAGGACGGCACGTACGCCCCCGGCTACCGGCTCGTTCTCGGGCAGATCGCGCGCGAACTCGGCATCAGCCCCGTGCCGGTGCGCGAGGCCGTGCGCATGCTCGAGGCGGAGGGGCTCGTCACGTACGAGCGCAACGTCGGCGCGCAGGTCGCGATGCTCGACCCCGAGCTCTACGCCCACACGATGGAGACGCTCGGGCTCGTCGAGGGGTATGCGACCGCGCTCACGGCGCCGCTCCTCACGCCCGACCGGATCGCCGAGGCGCGCGCCATCAACGCGCGGATGGCGGCGGCCCTCGAGGACTTCGACCCGACGCGTTTCACCGAGCTCAACACCGAGTTCCACGCCCACCTCTACGAGGACTGCCCCAACCCGCACGTGCTCGACCTCGTCGAGCGGGGTTGGGCGCGAATGGCGCGCATGCGCGCCTCGACCTTCGGCTTCGTGCCCGGCCGCGCCCGGGAGTCGGTGGCCGAGCACGAGGGGATCCTCCGGCTCATCGAGGACGGCGCACCCGCCGCGGAGATCGAGCGGGCGGCCCGCGAACACCGACTCAACACACTCCGGGCCGTCCAGGCCTCGACCGACACACACCATCCGACCCCACGGGCGACCACGACGTCGCCCACCCACCGTGAAGGGATCTCCACATGA
- the hpaE gene encoding 5-carboxymethyl-2-hydroxymuconate semialdehyde dehydrogenase has product MTQAPPAGVPTTIRHYIDGEFVDSVSGETFDVLNPSTNENYATAASGEQADIDRAVAAATEAFENGPWPRMVPRARARVLNRIADEVEKQDAHLAEIESWDTGLPITQALGQAQRAAENFRFFADLIVAQHDNAFKVPGRQANYVNRKPIGVAGLITPWNTPFMLESWKLAPAIASGCTVVLKPAEFTPASAQLWAGIFEEAGLPKGVFNLVNGFGESAGDALVKHPDVPLISFTGESRTGQIIFGNCAPNLKGMSMELGGKSPAVVFDDADLDAAIDSTLFGVFSLNGERCTAGSRILVQRGVYDEFLERYAERARNIVVGDVHDPKTEVGALVHPEHYDKVMSYVEIGKGEGRLLAGGGRPEGAPAEGNWVAPTVFADVKPDARIFQEEIFGPVVAITPFDTYDEALELANDTRYGLAAYVWTSNLKDGLNFAQSIEAGMVWLNSHNVRDLRSPFGGVKASGLGHEGGYRSIDFYTDQQAVHITLGDVHTARFGAN; this is encoded by the coding sequence ATGACCCAGGCACCTCCCGCAGGCGTCCCCACGACCATCAGGCACTACATCGACGGCGAGTTCGTCGACTCGGTCTCGGGCGAGACGTTCGACGTGCTCAACCCGTCGACGAACGAGAACTACGCGACGGCCGCGTCGGGTGAGCAGGCCGACATCGACCGCGCGGTCGCCGCGGCGACCGAGGCGTTCGAGAACGGCCCGTGGCCACGCATGGTCCCCCGGGCCCGCGCACGGGTGCTGAACCGCATCGCCGACGAGGTCGAGAAGCAGGACGCGCACCTCGCCGAGATCGAGTCGTGGGACACGGGCCTGCCCATCACGCAGGCGCTCGGACAGGCGCAGCGCGCGGCCGAGAACTTCCGCTTCTTCGCCGACCTCATCGTCGCCCAGCACGACAACGCGTTCAAGGTGCCCGGGCGGCAGGCGAACTACGTGAACCGCAAGCCCATCGGCGTCGCGGGGCTCATCACGCCGTGGAACACGCCCTTCATGCTCGAGTCGTGGAAGCTCGCGCCCGCGATCGCGTCGGGCTGCACGGTCGTGCTCAAGCCCGCCGAGTTCACGCCCGCGTCGGCGCAACTGTGGGCCGGGATCTTCGAGGAGGCGGGGCTGCCGAAGGGCGTCTTCAACCTCGTGAACGGCTTCGGCGAGTCCGCCGGCGACGCCCTCGTGAAGCACCCGGACGTGCCGCTCATCTCGTTCACGGGCGAGAGCCGCACGGGACAGATCATCTTCGGCAACTGCGCGCCGAACCTCAAGGGCATGTCGATGGAGCTCGGCGGCAAGTCGCCCGCCGTCGTGTTCGACGACGCCGACCTCGACGCCGCGATCGACTCGACGCTGTTCGGCGTCTTCTCGCTCAACGGCGAGCGCTGCACCGCGGGCAGCCGCATCCTCGTGCAGCGCGGCGTCTACGACGAGTTCCTCGAGCGCTACGCCGAGCGGGCCCGCAACATCGTCGTGGGTGACGTGCACGACCCGAAGACCGAGGTGGGCGCGCTCGTCCACCCCGAGCACTACGACAAGGTCATGAGCTACGTCGAGATCGGCAAGGGCGAGGGCCGCCTCCTCGCGGGCGGCGGGCGTCCCGAGGGTGCGCCCGCAGAGGGCAACTGGGTCGCCCCGACCGTGTTCGCCGATGTGAAGCCCGACGCGCGCATCTTCCAGGAGGAGATCTTCGGGCCCGTCGTCGCGATCACGCCGTTCGACACGTACGACGAGGCGCTCGAGCTCGCGAATGACACGCGCTACGGCCTCGCGGCCTACGTGTGGACCAGCAACCTCAAAGACGGTCTGAACTTCGCCCAGTCGATCGAGGCCGGCATGGTGTGGCTCAACTCGCACAACGTGCGTGATCTGCGTTCGCCGTTCGGTGGCGTGAAGGCCTCCGGGCTCGGGCACGAGGGCGGCTACCGCTCGATCGACTTCTACACCGACCAGCAGGCCGTGCACATCACGCTCGGCGACGTCCACACGGCGCGCTTCGGCGCGAACTGA